A portion of the Actinomycetes bacterium genome contains these proteins:
- the nuoK gene encoding NADH-quinone oxidoreductase subunit NuoK — protein MLAQVELVLTETWYLVLAALIFAIGATGLLVRRNPLVMFMCVELMLNAVNLTFVAFSRALDDVGGQAFVFFVLVVAAAEVVVGLALVVAIMRRRQGATADDLSLMRR, from the coding sequence ATGCTCGCCCAGGTGGAACTCGTGCTCACCGAGACCTGGTACCTCGTGCTGGCGGCATTGATCTTCGCCATCGGTGCCACGGGACTGCTCGTGCGCCGCAACCCGCTGGTGATGTTCATGTGTGTGGAGCTGATGCTCAACGCGGTCAACCTGACCTTCGTGGCCTTCTCTCGTGCCCTCGACGACGTGGGTGGGCAGGCGTTCGTGTTCTTCGTGCTGGTCGTCGCCGCGGCTGAGGTCGTGGTCGGCCTCGCGCTGGTGGTTGCGATCATGCGGCGGCGTCAGGGCGCCACCGCGGACGACCTGTCCCTGATGAGGCGCTGA
- the nuoI gene encoding NADH-quinone oxidoreductase subunit NuoI produces the protein MGYLDGFKVTLKKWAGVRSETGRRLTLEYPEEVRPKPERFHGRHVLNRYEDGMEKCIGCELCAGVCPANCIYVRGADNDPEDPTSPGERFGYVYEINYLRCIHCDLCVEACPTQAITESKLFEFAFTNRSDAIYTKDELVVGDDGRPKQLPWENWDGGFDPAEDTSGWMRATSSAGNAEFEGIVAWAGELGYGVRAPEQGQSADPDGDQ, from the coding sequence ATGGGCTATCTCGACGGATTCAAGGTCACCCTGAAGAAGTGGGCGGGCGTTCGCTCCGAAACGGGCCGCCGCCTCACCCTCGAGTACCCCGAGGAGGTGCGCCCCAAGCCGGAGCGATTCCACGGCCGCCACGTCCTCAACCGCTACGAGGACGGCATGGAGAAGTGCATCGGCTGCGAGCTCTGTGCCGGTGTGTGCCCCGCCAACTGCATCTACGTGCGCGGCGCCGACAACGATCCCGAAGACCCGACTTCGCCGGGCGAGCGCTTCGGCTACGTCTACGAGATCAACTACCTGCGGTGCATCCACTGCGACCTGTGCGTGGAGGCCTGCCCTACCCAGGCGATCACGGAGTCGAAGCTGTTCGAGTTCGCGTTCACCAACCGCTCGGATGCGATCTACACCAAGGACGAGCTGGTGGTGGGCGATGATGGTCGCCCGAAGCAGCTCCCCTGGGAGAACTGGGACGGCGGGTTCGACCCGGCGGAGGACACTTCCGGCTGGATGCGTGCCACCTCGTCGGCCGGCAATGCCGAGTTCGAGGGGATCGTGGCCTGGGCCGGCGAGCTCGGCTACGGCGTGCGCGCACCCGAGCAGGGCCAGTCGGCAGACCCGGACGGTGACCAGTGA
- the nuoH gene encoding NADH-quinone oxidoreductase subunit NuoH gives MDPLLSGDVGLAEVLIVLLKVVVAFAALMVGVMLMVWFERKLVADMQNRIGPNRAGPFGLLQTLADGIKLFFKEELSPEKADPFVYRLAPYLSLVPAFLVFTVVPIAGNFSGDNDGVVTMFGHETLMQVADPQIGILLVLAMSSIAVYGVMLAGWSSGSKYPLLGSVRASAQMVSYEAALGLSVATVLLLAGSLSTNLIVDGQAGGRWNIWMTGLVPFIVFVIAGTAELNRPPFDLVEAEQEIVGGFHTEYTALRFAMFFLAEFMNTVTMSAIIVTLFLGGPAGPTFGITGWISDYVLPMAYFFAKLFVFLFIFVWFRATLPRFRYDQLMDLGWKLLIPLALGWFLVVAAVKVGIDNDWSIPAVIAVSAAGLLLGASLLRLSIRAGRANRERSLVDGGFD, from the coding sequence ATGGATCCACTGCTCTCCGGCGACGTGGGGCTGGCAGAGGTGCTGATAGTGCTGCTCAAGGTCGTCGTCGCGTTTGCCGCGCTCATGGTCGGTGTGATGCTGATGGTCTGGTTCGAGCGCAAGCTCGTGGCCGACATGCAGAACCGCATCGGACCCAACCGCGCAGGTCCCTTCGGTCTTCTGCAGACCCTCGCGGATGGCATCAAGTTGTTCTTCAAGGAAGAGCTGTCGCCGGAGAAGGCGGATCCGTTCGTGTACCGCCTGGCGCCCTACCTGTCGCTGGTGCCGGCGTTCCTGGTGTTCACGGTCGTGCCCATCGCGGGCAACTTCTCCGGTGACAACGACGGCGTGGTCACGATGTTCGGCCACGAGACACTGATGCAGGTCGCCGACCCGCAGATAGGGATCCTGCTGGTGCTCGCCATGTCGTCGATTGCCGTCTACGGCGTGATGCTGGCGGGCTGGTCCTCCGGCTCGAAGTACCCGCTGCTCGGCTCGGTGCGCGCATCGGCGCAGATGGTCTCGTACGAGGCGGCGCTGGGTCTGTCGGTCGCCACCGTCCTGCTGCTGGCAGGCTCGCTGTCCACCAACCTGATCGTCGACGGCCAGGCAGGCGGCCGATGGAACATCTGGATGACCGGCCTCGTGCCATTCATCGTGTTCGTCATCGCGGGCACCGCGGAGCTCAACCGGCCGCCGTTCGACCTCGTCGAGGCCGAGCAGGAGATCGTCGGCGGATTCCACACCGAGTACACGGCGCTGCGGTTCGCGATGTTCTTCCTCGCGGAGTTCATGAACACGGTGACCATGTCCGCGATCATCGTGACGCTCTTCCTCGGCGGCCCGGCCGGTCCCACGTTCGGCATCACGGGCTGGATCTCCGACTATGTCCTGCCGATGGCGTACTTCTTCGCCAAGCTGTTCGTGTTCCTGTTCATCTTCGTGTGGTTCCGCGCCACGCTGCCCCGGTTCCGCTACGACCAGCTGATGGACCTCGGCTGGAAGCTGCTGATCCCGCTGGCGCTCGGATGGTTCCTGGTCGTGGCAGCCGTGAAGGTCGGCATCGACAACGACTGGAGCATCCCGGCCGTGATCGCCGTCAGCGCCGCAGGGCTGCTGCTCGGTGCGTCGCTGCTGCGGCTCTCGATCCGCGCCGGCCGGGCGAATCGTGAACGGTCCCTCGTGGACGGGGGGTTCGACTGA
- a CDS encoding NADH-quinone oxidoreductase subunit C, which yields MLHDSPTSESAGQPCVHPDRDSYLDLVAKLREDGYWLCTDLTGVDYLGYEAPRNLPEGVDPQRFEIVANLLDPSARRRIRVRVQVPEGDASIASITGMHPGVDFHERETWDLFGIHFEGHPHLTRILMPDEWEGHPLRKDYAVGNIPVQFKAAGNSR from the coding sequence ATGCTGCACGACTCGCCCACTTCGGAGTCGGCCGGCCAGCCCTGCGTGCATCCCGACCGTGATTCCTACCTGGATCTCGTCGCCAAGCTGCGCGAAGACGGCTACTGGCTGTGCACAGACCTGACCGGGGTCGACTACCTCGGCTACGAAGCCCCCCGAAACCTGCCCGAGGGTGTGGACCCACAGCGCTTCGAGATCGTTGCCAACCTCCTCGACCCCTCGGCGCGGCGGCGCATCCGTGTGCGGGTGCAGGTACCCGAAGGCGACGCCTCGATCGCATCCATCACCGGGATGCACCCGGGTGTCGACTTCCACGAGCGCGAGACCTGGGACCTGTTCGGGATCCACTTCGAAGGCCACCCGCACCTCACCCGGATCCTGATGCCCGACGAGTGGGAAGGCCACCCGCTGCGCAAGGACTACGCAGTTGGCAACATCCCGGTGCAGTTCAAGGCAGCCGGGAACTCCCGCTGA
- a CDS encoding NADH-quinone oxidoreductase subunit B has protein sequence MGLVGDIRDDGFAGLEHNFLTGKLEDLVRWSRRRSSWPATFGLACCAIEMMAAGGAHYDMARYGMEVFRASPRQADVMIVAGRVSQKMAPVLRTIYDQMVEPKWVISMGVCASSGGMFNDYALVQGVDTVVPVDVYAPGCPPGPETLMQAIMTLHGQIETGEILRRRESTGGGAELHLDEAAQPVAVQAPGHFGVDA, from the coding sequence ATGGGACTCGTGGGCGACATCCGCGACGACGGCTTCGCTGGCCTGGAACACAACTTCCTCACCGGCAAGCTCGAGGACCTCGTGCGCTGGTCGCGGCGGCGTTCGTCATGGCCGGCCACGTTCGGCCTCGCATGCTGCGCCATCGAGATGATGGCCGCCGGCGGCGCCCACTACGACATGGCTCGCTACGGCATGGAGGTCTTCCGCGCCTCCCCCCGTCAGGCCGACGTGATGATCGTCGCCGGACGCGTCTCGCAGAAGATGGCCCCGGTGCTGCGCACCATCTATGACCAGATGGTCGAGCCCAAGTGGGTCATCTCGATGGGCGTGTGTGCCTCATCGGGCGGCATGTTCAACGACTACGCCCTGGTGCAGGGTGTCGACACGGTGGTGCCGGTCGATGTGTACGCGCCGGGCTGTCCTCCCGGCCCCGAGACGCTGATGCAGGCCATCATGACCCTGCACGGCCAGATCGAGACCGGTGAGATCCTGCGCCGCCGCGAGAGCACCGGTGGCGGCGCCGAGCTCCACCTCGACGAAGCCGCACAGCCCGTGGCTGTGCAGGCACCCGGGCACTTCGGGGTGGACGCCTGA
- the nuoF gene encoding NADH-quinone oxidoreductase subunit NuoF: MVSDDVASTASVPRIVSSRFDEPSGHTLEGYRSTGSYEGYASLRRALDMSPDEVGEMVKEATLLGRGGAGFPAGVKWGFCPPDVWPRYIVVNGDESEPGTYKDRVLMERDPHQLIEGALICAYAIGAAQVFLYVRGEMPHAQERIASALNEAYEANLVGKNILGTDFSVDVVLHWGAGAYIVGEETALIESLEGNRGMPRLKPPFFPAAKGLYMAPTIVNNVETLSNLPWLVAHGATAYRAVGTEASPGTRLIALSGHVNSPGIYEVPQGTTTFRELFESPGYGGGIRDGNELKMFIPGGASAPWFFEEQVDLPLEGRDVGSAGSMLGSGAVVVMDETTDAVRACLRIVRFFARESCGKCSPCREGTTWEEKILERILDGAGRPSDIELLLDVADNISPGPYPVAADPSRGLDAVPFPPKQTTICPLGPSSVAPITSAIRRFRDEFEEKITRRDAIEVTAEPVASVPAGGGHG, encoded by the coding sequence ATCGTGAGCGACGACGTCGCGAGCACCGCTTCCGTGCCGAGGATCGTGTCGTCGCGCTTCGACGAGCCGAGCGGGCACACCCTCGAGGGATACCGCTCGACGGGTTCCTACGAGGGCTACGCCTCACTTCGCAGGGCGCTCGACATGTCCCCCGACGAAGTCGGCGAAATGGTCAAGGAGGCGACGCTGCTCGGCCGTGGCGGCGCCGGATTCCCCGCAGGTGTGAAATGGGGGTTCTGCCCGCCCGACGTGTGGCCGCGCTACATCGTGGTCAACGGCGACGAGTCCGAGCCGGGCACCTACAAGGACCGCGTGCTCATGGAGCGCGACCCGCACCAGCTCATCGAGGGCGCCCTGATCTGCGCCTACGCGATCGGGGCGGCCCAGGTCTTCCTGTACGTGCGCGGCGAGATGCCCCATGCACAGGAGCGGATCGCATCGGCGCTCAATGAGGCCTACGAGGCCAACCTGGTGGGGAAGAACATCCTCGGCACCGATTTCAGCGTCGACGTGGTGCTGCACTGGGGGGCCGGTGCCTACATCGTGGGCGAGGAGACCGCGCTCATCGAGTCGCTCGAGGGCAACCGGGGCATGCCGCGGCTGAAACCCCCGTTCTTCCCTGCGGCCAAGGGCCTCTACATGGCTCCCACGATCGTCAACAACGTCGAGACGCTCTCGAACCTGCCGTGGCTGGTGGCCCACGGAGCGACCGCATACCGGGCCGTCGGCACCGAGGCCTCTCCGGGCACCCGCCTCATCGCCCTGTCCGGACACGTGAACTCGCCCGGGATCTACGAGGTTCCCCAGGGCACCACCACCTTCAGGGAGCTGTTCGAGTCGCCCGGGTACGGCGGCGGCATCCGCGACGGCAATGAGCTCAAGATGTTCATTCCCGGCGGCGCCTCGGCTCCATGGTTCTTCGAGGAGCAGGTCGACCTGCCGCTCGAGGGCCGCGACGTCGGATCCGCGGGTTCGATGCTCGGTTCGGGCGCCGTGGTCGTGATGGACGAGACCACCGACGCCGTGCGCGCATGCCTGCGGATCGTACGGTTCTTCGCCCGCGAGTCATGTGGCAAGTGCTCGCCGTGCCGCGAGGGCACCACCTGGGAGGAGAAGATCCTCGAGCGGATCCTCGATGGCGCCGGCCGCCCGAGCGACATCGAACTGCTGCTCGATGTCGCCGACAACATCTCCCCCGGTCCATATCCGGTCGCAGCCGATCCCTCCCGCGGCCTCGATGCAGTGCCGTTCCCCCCCAAGCAGACCACGATCTGCCCGCTGGGGCCGTCGTCGGTTGCTCCGATCACCTCCGCCATCAGGCGGTTCCGTGATGAGTTCGAAGAGAAGATCACGCGTCGCGATGCGATAGAGGTGACCGCCGAGCCGGTTGCCTCCGTACCTGCGGGAGGCGGCCATGGCTGA
- a CDS encoding NAD(P)H-dependent oxidoreductase subunit E, with amino-acid sequence MPRFTPDNELLAQKIIARYPRPRSATIPLCHLAQEQDGWLSEEAMEHVAELVGATPAEVLGTASFYEMFKLHPVGKYCVNVCTNISCQLVGGEELLEHAEKSLGIRSGGTTEDGLFTLEDVECVAACTEAPAVQVNYRYFHRLDSESFDRLIEDLRSGGLDGTVPGHGTLGKVRQDLEGDRIANITPPEAQGAPVWIERAAADAAPAGEGS; translated from the coding sequence ATGCCGCGCTTCACCCCCGACAACGAACTCCTCGCGCAGAAGATCATCGCTCGCTACCCGCGGCCGCGCTCAGCGACCATCCCGCTCTGCCACCTGGCCCAGGAGCAGGACGGCTGGCTCAGCGAGGAGGCCATGGAGCATGTCGCCGAGCTGGTCGGCGCCACACCCGCGGAGGTGCTGGGCACGGCCAGTTTCTACGAGATGTTCAAGCTTCACCCGGTGGGCAAGTACTGCGTCAACGTGTGCACCAACATCTCGTGCCAGCTCGTCGGTGGAGAGGAACTGCTGGAGCACGCCGAGAAGTCGCTTGGGATCCGCTCGGGTGGCACGACCGAGGACGGCTTGTTCACCCTGGAGGACGTGGAGTGCGTGGCGGCATGCACAGAGGCGCCTGCCGTGCAGGTCAACTACCGCTACTTCCACCGTCTCGACAGCGAGTCCTTCGACAGGCTGATCGAAGACCTCCGCTCGGGTGGGCTCGACGGCACAGTGCCCGGGCACGGCACCCTCGGCAAGGTCCGCCAGGACCTCGAAGGCGACCGCATTGCGAACATCACGCCGCCGGAGGCCCAGGGTGCGCCGGTGTGGATCGAGCGAGCCGCTGCCGACGCGGCGCCGGCGGGGGAGGGATCGTGA
- a CDS encoding NADH-quinone oxidoreductase subunit D, translating into MSATDLEALDSALQRLGEDGAVLRLSETEAEQQSGYQPPTAEGLGERMIMNMGPQHPSTHGVLRLVLELDGELITRSKPVIGYLHTGMEKTGEELSYLQGPTNVTRMDYASPLFTELAFSLAVEQLLGIEVPQRAQWIRMLLCEVNRLTSHMLFMATNGMDLGAVGMMLYGWREREELLRFLEMVTGLRMNHNFIRPGGVAADLPDGWQQELAEILEPLPDRLEEFDTLMTGQPIWRERLQGVGVITTEEALALGVTGPILRATGYAWDLRRDIPYLNYDQLDFDVLVGSYGDSFDRYAIRLNEMRESIRMITQMVDKMPAGDYRIQDKKVTPPPRARIDESMEALIHHFKIFTEGFKVPEGEAYAAVESPRGELGVYIVSDGSSKPHRMHVRAPSFVNLQSLPHLMKDSLLADTVAIISSVDPIMGEVDR; encoded by the coding sequence ATGAGCGCGACGGACCTCGAGGCACTTGATTCAGCCCTGCAGCGGTTGGGCGAAGACGGCGCCGTGCTGCGCCTGAGCGAGACCGAGGCCGAGCAGCAGTCGGGCTATCAGCCGCCCACCGCAGAGGGCCTGGGTGAGCGGATGATCATGAACATGGGGCCCCAGCACCCCTCGACCCACGGTGTGCTGCGCCTCGTGCTCGAACTCGACGGGGAGCTGATCACCCGCTCCAAGCCCGTCATCGGATACCTGCACACCGGCATGGAGAAGACCGGCGAAGAGCTGAGCTACCTCCAGGGTCCCACCAACGTGACCCGGATGGACTACGCCAGCCCGCTGTTCACCGAGCTGGCCTTCTCACTCGCGGTCGAGCAGCTGCTCGGCATCGAGGTGCCCCAGCGGGCCCAGTGGATCCGCATGCTGCTGTGCGAGGTCAACCGCCTCACCTCCCACATGCTGTTCATGGCCACCAACGGCATGGACCTGGGAGCCGTGGGCATGATGCTCTACGGCTGGCGCGAGCGCGAGGAGCTGCTGCGCTTCCTGGAGATGGTCACGGGCTTGCGGATGAACCACAACTTCATCCGCCCCGGCGGTGTTGCAGCCGACCTCCCCGACGGCTGGCAGCAGGAGCTGGCGGAGATCCTCGAGCCGCTGCCTGACCGCCTCGAGGAGTTCGACACCCTGATGACCGGCCAGCCGATCTGGCGCGAGCGACTGCAGGGCGTCGGCGTCATCACCACCGAAGAAGCGCTCGCGCTCGGTGTGACCGGCCCGATCCTGCGCGCCACCGGCTACGCCTGGGATCTCCGTCGCGACATTCCGTACCTGAACTACGACCAGCTCGACTTCGATGTGCTGGTCGGGAGCTACGGCGACTCGTTCGACCGCTACGCGATCCGGCTCAACGAGATGCGCGAGTCGATTCGCATGATCACCCAGATGGTCGACAAGATGCCTGCCGGTGACTACCGGATTCAGGACAAGAAGGTGACCCCGCCGCCCCGTGCCCGCATCGACGAGTCGATGGAAGCCCTGATCCACCACTTCAAGATCTTCACCGAGGGCTTCAAGGTGCCCGAGGGCGAGGCCTACGCAGCTGTCGAGAGCCCCCGCGGGGAACTTGGCGTGTACATCGTGTCCGATGGCAGCTCGAAGCCGCACCGGATGCACGTGAGGGCCCCGTCGTTCGTCAACCTGCAGAGCCTGCCCCACCTGATGAAGGACTCCCTGCTCGCCGACACCGTCGCGATCATCTCTTCGGTCGATCCGATCATGGGGGAGGTCGACCGCTAA
- a CDS encoding NADH-quinone oxidoreductase subunit A, with translation MGQWLPILALLVLAALFAGISFVASRILNPPRPTPAKVAPYECGIVDQESPPERFPVRFFLIAMIFIVFDIEIIFFYPFTMVVDTLGAYGIIAIVIFSAAVFESFLYLISKGALDWGPAKQLRRSQMSSAARTARTTVRRVGTDGREDEAAQRQGEAA, from the coding sequence ATGGGCCAGTGGCTGCCGATCCTGGCGCTGTTGGTGCTGGCTGCACTATTCGCAGGCATCAGCTTCGTGGCGTCGCGGATACTCAACCCTCCGCGTCCGACTCCCGCCAAGGTGGCGCCCTACGAGTGCGGAATCGTGGACCAGGAGTCCCCACCTGAGCGCTTCCCGGTGAGGTTCTTCCTCATAGCAATGATCTTCATCGTGTTCGACATCGAGATCATCTTCTTCTATCCGTTCACGATGGTCGTTGACACACTCGGCGCCTACGGGATCATCGCGATCGTGATCTTCTCCGCTGCGGTCTTCGAGTCGTTCCTGTACCTCATCTCCAAGGGCGCACTCGACTGGGGTCCGGCCAAGCAGCTGCGTCGCAGCCAGATGTCCTCTGCTGCGCGCACGGCGCGCACCACTGTTAGGCGAGTCGGCACGGACGGCCGTGAGGACGAGGCGGCACAGCGTCAGGGCGAGGCAGCCTGA
- a CDS encoding NADH-quinone oxidoreductase subunit J: MRVEMVTFLLAGAICLGGALGVVLFRNPVHNALSLVATLFGVAVLFIAQEAYFLAAIQVIVYAGAIVVLFLFVIMLLGVDRATSLGIEPIAGQRVSAVICGVAILGLSLTALLAGTQAVTGTPSVTAPLDPEVADVNRLGEVLFTDYVFAFQITAVLLTIAVVGAVVLARKQPGEAIDLDEFPEGTALEQVEQAAMAGGPDEADIESVEVDAVGPGEPDPVGEDQP; this comes from the coding sequence GTGAGGGTCGAGATGGTCACCTTCCTGCTCGCAGGGGCGATCTGCCTCGGCGGCGCGCTGGGCGTGGTGCTGTTCCGCAATCCGGTCCACAACGCCCTGAGCCTCGTGGCCACGCTGTTCGGCGTGGCCGTGCTGTTCATCGCCCAGGAGGCCTATTTCCTCGCTGCCATCCAGGTGATCGTGTACGCCGGCGCAATAGTGGTGCTCTTCCTGTTCGTCATCATGTTGTTGGGCGTGGACCGCGCCACGTCGCTCGGCATCGAGCCGATAGCGGGCCAACGCGTGTCGGCGGTGATCTGCGGTGTGGCCATTCTCGGACTCTCGCTGACCGCCCTGCTGGCCGGCACCCAGGCCGTCACCGGAACCCCTTCGGTCACGGCACCCCTCGACCCCGAGGTGGCCGACGTGAACCGCCTCGGTGAGGTGTTGTTCACCGACTACGTGTTCGCCTTCCAGATCACCGCGGTGCTTCTGACCATCGCGGTGGTGGGAGCGGTCGTACTTGCTCGCAAGCAGCCGGGCGAGGCCATCGACCTCGACGAATTCCCCGAGGGCACCGCCCTGGAGCAGGTCGAGCAGGCCGCAATGGCGGGCGGGCCGGATGAGGCCGACATCGAGTCGGTCGAGGTCGACGCAGTCGGCCCGGGGGAGCCGGATCCGGTGGGGGAGGACCAGCCATGA
- the nuoG gene encoding NADH-quinone oxidoreductase subunit NuoG, translating into MAERPRDIDVTDPVGITVNGESITAQDGELLIDACERNGAWIPRFCYHPRMSPVGMCRMCLVEVDSGRGPALQPSCMIPVTDGMTVDTENDTVAKAQDGVLEFLLANHPLDCPVCDKGGECPLQDQAYAYGPGESRFVEEKRHFAKPIPISETVYLDRERCILCDRCTRFADEVAGEPLIHFINRGSGTEVNTFPGEPFSSYFSGNTVQICPVGALTAKPYRFKARPWDLEATESTCTRCSMGCTVTLESSRNELLRLQGVDSDPVNWSWLCDKGRFGFEAANSDERVSDPLVRGEDGELASARWHEALTAAAGHISSAVDGRGPQSVAMIGGARLTNEAQYAWSKLARKVIGTDNVDAQVGDGLPAPVVLGLPGATIDDVCAPGSTVLWLASDPIEDVPVMHLRMRHAASQDGVKVIEVTPRATALGDLVAHRVPTVPGAAAATVASLLAGEPPEGASGAAEVLRAAGDDLKVVVGRSNLAESADCVVDAIAAVRQAVPGATFLTLLDRGNIRGALEAGLAPGMGPGGLPLDSAAVSEAWGTADLEAGLDTAGILEDAAKGRIEVLVLLGADPLVDFPDRSLARRALSGVRTVISVDPFVNESARSASVVLAAAALGEVSGTTTNFEGRVSAVQQLVTPPGTARADWLIAVELAAKLGGDLGVESSASELLDELVALSPAHAPLASTAPGSPEAVDGVLVDLAARPVDVVAPGIEVPPANAYSQRLLVTRTLYDRGTLLAHSPSSAELAPAAVALLSPADAAPLGIDSGTRVKVTSQHGTITLPARADASVGRGVAVIHHNLAGGDPGALVNSADAVCDVRVEVA; encoded by the coding sequence ATGGCTGAGCGCCCCCGTGACATCGACGTGACCGACCCGGTCGGGATAACCGTGAACGGTGAGTCGATCACCGCCCAGGACGGCGAGCTGCTGATCGATGCCTGTGAGCGAAACGGCGCCTGGATTCCGCGGTTCTGCTACCACCCGCGCATGTCGCCGGTTGGGATGTGCCGCATGTGCCTCGTCGAGGTCGACTCCGGCCGTGGCCCCGCACTGCAACCCAGCTGCATGATCCCCGTCACCGACGGCATGACGGTCGACACCGAGAACGACACGGTGGCCAAGGCCCAGGACGGCGTGCTCGAGTTCCTCCTGGCCAACCATCCGCTCGACTGCCCGGTGTGTGACAAGGGTGGCGAGTGTCCTCTGCAGGACCAGGCATACGCCTACGGTCCGGGCGAGTCGCGGTTCGTCGAGGAGAAGCGCCACTTCGCCAAGCCGATCCCGATCTCCGAGACGGTCTACCTCGATCGTGAGCGCTGCATCCTTTGCGACCGCTGCACCCGGTTCGCCGATGAGGTGGCCGGCGAACCGCTCATCCACTTCATCAACCGCGGATCCGGCACCGAGGTCAACACGTTCCCGGGCGAACCGTTCAGCTCGTACTTCTCCGGCAACACGGTCCAGATCTGCCCGGTGGGTGCGCTCACCGCCAAGCCCTATCGCTTCAAGGCCCGCCCATGGGACCTCGAGGCGACCGAGTCCACCTGCACGCGTTGCTCGATGGGCTGCACGGTGACCCTCGAATCCAGCCGCAACGAGCTGCTGCGCCTCCAGGGCGTCGACTCCGACCCGGTCAACTGGTCATGGTTGTGCGACAAGGGCCGGTTCGGTTTCGAAGCGGCCAACAGCGACGAGCGGGTCTCCGACCCGCTCGTGCGCGGCGAAGACGGCGAGTTGGCTTCCGCCCGCTGGCACGAGGCGCTCACCGCTGCAGCAGGCCACATAAGTTCCGCAGTCGATGGCCGCGGGCCGCAGTCCGTGGCGATGATCGGCGGAGCGAGGCTCACCAACGAGGCGCAGTACGCCTGGTCGAAGCTGGCGCGCAAGGTGATCGGCACCGACAATGTCGATGCACAGGTCGGTGACGGCCTGCCCGCCCCGGTGGTACTCGGTCTGCCCGGCGCCACGATCGACGATGTGTGCGCCCCTGGCTCGACGGTGCTGTGGCTGGCCTCCGATCCGATCGAAGACGTACCGGTGATGCACCTGCGCATGCGGCACGCGGCCAGCCAGGACGGCGTGAAGGTGATCGAGGTGACCCCGCGGGCGACCGCGCTGGGCGACCTCGTCGCACACCGGGTGCCCACGGTGCCCGGCGCGGCCGCCGCGACCGTCGCATCGCTGCTTGCCGGTGAACCTCCCGAGGGCGCCTCCGGTGCAGCCGAGGTGCTGAGGGCAGCGGGCGATGACCTCAAGGTCGTCGTGGGCCGCTCCAACCTGGCCGAGTCGGCCGATTGCGTCGTCGACGCGATCGCTGCGGTTCGCCAGGCAGTTCCCGGCGCCACGTTCCTCACGTTGCTCGACCGCGGCAACATCCGTGGCGCACTGGAAGCCGGTCTCGCCCCGGGGATGGGTCCGGGTGGCCTGCCTCTGGACTCTGCTGCAGTGAGCGAGGCCTGGGGCACCGCAGACCTCGAGGCCGGCCTCGACACCGCGGGAATCCTGGAGGACGCCGCAAAGGGGCGCATCGAGGTGCTCGTGCTGCTCGGTGCCGATCCCCTGGTGGACTTCCCGGACCGCTCACTGGCCCGGCGTGCGCTGTCCGGCGTGCGCACCGTGATCTCGGTGGACCCGTTCGTCAACGAGAGTGCCAGGTCTGCATCGGTGGTCCTGGCGGCAGCCGCACTCGGTGAGGTGTCCGGCACCACCACCAACTTCGAGGGCAGGGTCAGCGCCGTGCAGCAGCTGGTCACCCCGCCCGGCACCGCCCGCGCCGACTGGCTCATCGCCGTGGAGTTGGCAGCGAAGCTCGGTGGCGACCTGGGCGTCGAGTCCTCGGCGTCTGAGCTGCTCGACGAGCTGGTGGCGCTGTCACCGGCACATGCCCCGCTCGCATCGACCGCTCCCGGTTCACCCGAAGCTGTGGACGGTGTGCTGGTCGACCTGGCTGCGCGGCCGGTCGACGTCGTCGCGCCGGGCATCGAGGTGCCTCCGGCCAACGCCTACTCCCAGCGACTGCTGGTCACCCGCACGCTGTATGACCGGGGCACCCTGCTCGCACACTCCCCGTCCTCGGCCGAACTCGCACCGGCTGCAGTCGCGCTCCTGAGCCCCGCGGACGCGGCACCTCTCGGCATCGACAGCGGCACCAGGGTGAAGGTCACGTCACAGCACGGCACGATCACGCTTCCGGCCCGGGCCGACGCGTCGGTGGGTCGTGGGGTTGCAGTGATCCATCACAACCTCGCCGGCGGTGACCCCGGTGCGCTGGTCAACAGCGCCGACGCCGTCTGCGACGTGAGGGTGGAGGTGGCCTGA